One stretch of Danio rerio strain Tuebingen ecotype United States chromosome 6, GRCz12tu, whole genome shotgun sequence DNA includes these proteins:
- the ilf3a gene encoding interleukin enhancer-binding factor 3a isoform X2, translating into MAQMRHFPRRRDGPLPPRPPPAWDEHLAYEELLHWDNLMQEGYHLHPHDYERYEELRYWYDCLCYEEDLRQYNDYIVEYRKWEEENLHPEEPMPPMRPPPQRTFVNEDRYLRAKHTTVYPSSEQLDAVQNMVSHIEFAMKAVSDWFNEKEAGDTDTKSKSSQSKLRGVLRVGLVAKGLLLKDDLDLELVLLTRDAPTSSLLRLVSGKLSELIKDVTEEKYVITPSIQEASVIVTSTKEPLLKLRIHLTSPVVREQVEKEASGEPCAESSPQDALDRQKCLASLASLRQAKWFQAKVSGLESCVIVIRILRDLCSRVSTWAPLKGWTLELLCQKAISTSERMLGPGEAFRRVLECLASGIIMEGGPGISDPCERDTTDAAVYLTSQQREDITQSAQFALRLSAFGQLYKVLGMDRLTSKAARMIEHRVPDPPIKRPRESFDGGDFDTRLKFPRKERKEPPNALMKLNQLRPGTVYKLASQTGPEHEPQFSMTVEVDGVTYEATGPSKRSAKLHVAQKVLVALGVPLPSETKPAEEKKSQSVSTPAATASSENTPTGSDDGAEGGPILTKHGKNPVMELNEKRRSLKYELVSVKGRFNDKTFTIEVDVDGQKFQGSGSNKKLAKANAALAALEQLFPNCPPEPVKKKKFNPMGYGMGGVSFNRGRGRGRGRGRGFNTTKFTDPSTSVNPQADPSAASTASAATYQAVPPPVTGYYNQYTQSYSQFKKPQDQAQNENQNQSKTANQQAPLVGPDYGYGYQGAGMNMAAPPNYNYAAYSGPPGTASFGPPGTTNQSYNFTQSAYPNLGGYSSGGASTTDYTYR; encoded by the exons ATGGCTCAAATGAGACATTTTCCGAGACGAAGGGACGGACCTCTTCCACCTCGACCACCACCCGCCTGGGACGAGCACCTGGCCTACGAGGAGCTGCTGCACTGGGATAATCTCATGCAGGAGGGGTACCACCTCCACCCGCACGACTACGAGCG GTATGAAGAGTTGCGTTATTGGTATGATTGCTTGTGTTATGAAGAAGACCTCAGGCAGTACAATGACTACATCGTGGAGTACAGGAAGTGGGAGGAGGAGAATTTGCACCCAGAGGAA CCGATGCCACCAATGAGGCCACCGCCTCAGCGAACGTTTGTGAATGAGGATCGTTATTTACGGGCCAAGCACACAACAGTATATCCGTCATCAGAGCAGCTAGATGCTGTGCAGAACATGGTGTCTCATATAGAGTTTGCAATGAAGGctgtctctgattggtttaatgaaaAAGAGGCCGGTGACACCGATACTAAAAG CAAATCCTCGCAAAGTAAACTGCGTGGCGTTTTGAGAGTAGGCCTGGTGGCTAAAGGACTCCTGCTCAAAGATGACTTGGATTTAGAGTTGGTGCTGCTCACCAGGGATGCGCCTACCAGCTCTCTTCTCAGGCTGGTCTCTGGAAAACTCTCAGAACTCATAAAG GATGTGACTGAGGAGAAATACGTCATCACTCCATCGATCCAGGAAGCTTCTGTTATTGTTACAAGCACGAAGGAACCCCTTTTGAAACTCCGCATCCATCTGACCTCACCTGTGGTCAGGGAGCAGGTTGAAAAAGAGGCATCTGGAG AACCGTGCGCGGAAAGCTCTCCGCAGGACGCTCTGGACAGGCAGAAATGCCTGGCTTCTCTGGCGTCTCTCCGCCAGGCCAAGTGGTTCCAG GCTAAAGTGTCCGGGCTTGAGTCGTGTGTCATTGTGATTCGGATCTTGCGGGACTTGTGTTCCCGTGTTTCAACATGGGCACCGCTCAAAGGCTGG ACTCTTGAGTTGCTGTGTCAGAAGGCCATTTCCACCAGCGAGAGGATGCTGGGTCCTGGAGAGGCTTTTCGCAGAGTTCTGGAGTGTCTTGCTTCAGGGATTATAATGGAGG GTGGTCCAGGCATTTCTGATCCTTGTGAGCGCGACACCACTGATGCTGCCGTGTATCTTACATCGCAGCAGAGAGAAGACATTACCCAGAGTGCACAG TTTGCATTACGACTGTCAGCGTTTGGGCAGCTTTACAAAGTTTTGGGAATGGACAGGCTCACTTCCAAAGCTGCTAGAATGATTGAACACAGAG tgCCTGATCCTCCAATAAAGAGACCAAGGGAATCTTTTGATGGTGGGGATTTTGATACTAGGCTGAAGTTTCCAAGAAAAG AAAGGAAAGAGCCACCAAATGCCCTGATGAAGCTAAATCAACTGCGTCCTGGGACTGTTTACAAATTGGCATCACAGACTGGGCCTGAACATGAGCCTCAGTTCTCAATGACTGTAGAAGTGGATGGGGTAACATATGAGGCAACAGGCCCTTCCAAACGCAGCGCCAAGCTCCATGTTGCCCAGAAA GTACTGGTGGCGTTAGGTGTACCTCTGCCATCAGAGACCAAGCCGGCTGAGGAAAAGAAGAGCCAGTCTGTTTCCACTCCTGCAGCCACTGCTTCAAGTGAAAACACTCCCACAGGCTCTGATGACGGCGCTGAG GGTGGCCCCATCCTCACCAAACATGGCAAGAATCCCGTCATGGAGCTCAATGAGAAGCGCAGAAGTCTGAAATATGAGCTTGTCTCTGTCAAGGGACGCTTCAACGACAAGACCTTCACTATTGAG GTGGATGTTGATGGACAGAAATTTCAGGGCTCTGGATCAAATAAGAAATTAGCCAAAGCCAACGCAGCACTTGCGGCTTTAGAGCAGCTGTTTCCAAATTGTCCTCCAGAACCGgtcaagaaaaagaaattcaatccTATG ggATATGGTATGGGTGGGGTGTCTTTCAATCGAGGCAGGGGTAGAGGCAGAGGTCGAGGCAGAGGATTTAACACCACCAAGTTTACAG ACCCCAGCACCTCTGTGAATCCCCAGGCAGACCCATCCGCTGCCTCCACCGCCAGCGCAGCCACCTACCAGGCTGTTCCTCCACCTGTGACTGGTTATTACAACCAATACACCCAATCCTACTCACAGTTCAAAAAACCCCAGGACCAGGCCCAGAATGAGAATCAAAACCAGAGCAAAACAGCAAATCAACAGGCTCCTCTTGTTGGACCAGACTATGGCTATGGGTATCAAGGGGCTGGCATGAACATGGCAGCACCACCTAATTACAATTATGCTG CATACAGTGGACCCCCTGGAACAGCATCATTCGGACCACCTGGAACAACAAATCAGAGCTATAACTTCACCCAGAGCGCATATCCAAACCTGGGCGGCTACAGCAGCGGTGGAGCGAGCACCACAGACTACACTTACAGATAA
- the ilf3a gene encoding interleukin enhancer-binding factor 3a isoform X4 produces MLGPGEAFRRVLECLASGIIMEGGPGISDPCERDTTDAAVYLTSQQREDITQSAQFALRLSAFGQLYKVLGMDRLTSKAARMIEHRVPDPPIKRPRESFDGGDFDTRLKFPRKERKEPPNALMKLNQLRPGTVYKLASQTGPEHEPQFSMTVEVDGVTYEATGPSKRSAKLHVAQKVLVALGVPLPSETKPAEEKKSQSVSTPAATASSENTPTGSDDGAEGGPILTKHGKNPVMELNEKRRSLKYELVSVKGRFNDKTFTIEVDVDGQKFQGSGSNKKLAKANAALAALEQLFPNCPPEPVKKKKFNPMGYGMGGVSFNRGRGRGRGRGRGFNTTKFTDPSTSVNPQADPSAASTASAATYQAVPPPVTGYYNQYTQSYSQFKKPQDQAQNENQNQSKTANQQAPLVGPDYGYGYQGAGMNMAAPPNYNYAAYSGPPGTASFGPPGTTNQSYNFTQSAYPNLGGYSSGGASTTDYTYR; encoded by the exons ATGCTGGGTCCTGGAGAGGCTTTTCGCAGAGTTCTGGAGTGTCTTGCTTCAGGGATTATAATGGAGG GTGGTCCAGGCATTTCTGATCCTTGTGAGCGCGACACCACTGATGCTGCCGTGTATCTTACATCGCAGCAGAGAGAAGACATTACCCAGAGTGCACAG TTTGCATTACGACTGTCAGCGTTTGGGCAGCTTTACAAAGTTTTGGGAATGGACAGGCTCACTTCCAAAGCTGCTAGAATGATTGAACACAGAG tgCCTGATCCTCCAATAAAGAGACCAAGGGAATCTTTTGATGGTGGGGATTTTGATACTAGGCTGAAGTTTCCAAGAAAAG AAAGGAAAGAGCCACCAAATGCCCTGATGAAGCTAAATCAACTGCGTCCTGGGACTGTTTACAAATTGGCATCACAGACTGGGCCTGAACATGAGCCTCAGTTCTCAATGACTGTAGAAGTGGATGGGGTAACATATGAGGCAACAGGCCCTTCCAAACGCAGCGCCAAGCTCCATGTTGCCCAGAAA GTACTGGTGGCGTTAGGTGTACCTCTGCCATCAGAGACCAAGCCGGCTGAGGAAAAGAAGAGCCAGTCTGTTTCCACTCCTGCAGCCACTGCTTCAAGTGAAAACACTCCCACAGGCTCTGATGACGGCGCTGAG GGTGGCCCCATCCTCACCAAACATGGCAAGAATCCCGTCATGGAGCTCAATGAGAAGCGCAGAAGTCTGAAATATGAGCTTGTCTCTGTCAAGGGACGCTTCAACGACAAGACCTTCACTATTGAG GTGGATGTTGATGGACAGAAATTTCAGGGCTCTGGATCAAATAAGAAATTAGCCAAAGCCAACGCAGCACTTGCGGCTTTAGAGCAGCTGTTTCCAAATTGTCCTCCAGAACCGgtcaagaaaaagaaattcaatccTATG ggATATGGTATGGGTGGGGTGTCTTTCAATCGAGGCAGGGGTAGAGGCAGAGGTCGAGGCAGAGGATTTAACACCACCAAGTTTACAG ACCCCAGCACCTCTGTGAATCCCCAGGCAGACCCATCCGCTGCCTCCACCGCCAGCGCAGCCACCTACCAGGCTGTTCCTCCACCTGTGACTGGTTATTACAACCAATACACCCAATCCTACTCACAGTTCAAAAAACCCCAGGACCAGGCCCAGAATGAGAATCAAAACCAGAGCAAAACAGCAAATCAACAGGCTCCTCTTGTTGGACCAGACTATGGCTATGGGTATCAAGGGGCTGGCATGAACATGGCAGCACCACCTAATTACAATTATGCTG CATACAGTGGACCCCCTGGAACAGCATCATTCGGACCACCTGGAACAACAAATCAGAGCTATAACTTCACCCAGAGCGCATATCCAAACCTGGGCGGCTACAGCAGCGGTGGAGCGAGCACCACAGACTACACTTACAGATAA
- the ilf3a gene encoding interleukin enhancer-binding factor 3a isoform X1, which yields MAQMRHFPRRRDGPLPPRPPPAWDEHLAYEELLHWDNLMQEGYHLHPHDYERYEELRYWYDCLCYEEDLRQYNDYIVEYRKWEEENLHPEEPMPPMRPPPQRTFVNEDRYLRAKHTTVYPSSEQLDAVQNMVSHIEFAMKAVSDWFNEKEAGDTDTKSKSSQSKLRGVLRVGLVAKGLLLKDDLDLELVLLTRDAPTSSLLRLVSGKLSELIKDVTEEKYVITPSIQEASVIVTSTKEPLLKLRIHLTSPVVREQVEKEASGEPCAESSPQDALDRQKCLASLASLRQAKWFQAKVSGLESCVIVIRILRDLCSRVSTWAPLKGWTLELLCQKAISTSERMLGPGEAFRRVLECLASGIIMEGGPGISDPCERDTTDAAVYLTSQQREDITQSAQFALRLSAFGQLYKVLGMDRLTSKAARMIEHRVPDPPIKRPRESFDGGDFDTRLKFPRKEERKEPPNALMKLNQLRPGTVYKLASQTGPEHEPQFSMTVEVDGVTYEATGPSKRSAKLHVAQKVLVALGVPLPSETKPAEEKKSQSVSTPAATASSENTPTGSDDGAEGGPILTKHGKNPVMELNEKRRSLKYELVSVKGRFNDKTFTIEVDVDGQKFQGSGSNKKLAKANAALAALEQLFPNCPPEPVKKKKFNPMGYGMGGVSFNRGRGRGRGRGRGFNTTKFTDPSTSVNPQADPSAASTASAATYQAVPPPVTGYYNQYTQSYSQFKKPQDQAQNENQNQSKTANQQAPLVGPDYGYGYQGAGMNMAAPPNYNYAAYSGPPGTASFGPPGTTNQSYNFTQSAYPNLGGYSSGGASTTDYTYR from the exons ATGGCTCAAATGAGACATTTTCCGAGACGAAGGGACGGACCTCTTCCACCTCGACCACCACCCGCCTGGGACGAGCACCTGGCCTACGAGGAGCTGCTGCACTGGGATAATCTCATGCAGGAGGGGTACCACCTCCACCCGCACGACTACGAGCG GTATGAAGAGTTGCGTTATTGGTATGATTGCTTGTGTTATGAAGAAGACCTCAGGCAGTACAATGACTACATCGTGGAGTACAGGAAGTGGGAGGAGGAGAATTTGCACCCAGAGGAA CCGATGCCACCAATGAGGCCACCGCCTCAGCGAACGTTTGTGAATGAGGATCGTTATTTACGGGCCAAGCACACAACAGTATATCCGTCATCAGAGCAGCTAGATGCTGTGCAGAACATGGTGTCTCATATAGAGTTTGCAATGAAGGctgtctctgattggtttaatgaaaAAGAGGCCGGTGACACCGATACTAAAAG CAAATCCTCGCAAAGTAAACTGCGTGGCGTTTTGAGAGTAGGCCTGGTGGCTAAAGGACTCCTGCTCAAAGATGACTTGGATTTAGAGTTGGTGCTGCTCACCAGGGATGCGCCTACCAGCTCTCTTCTCAGGCTGGTCTCTGGAAAACTCTCAGAACTCATAAAG GATGTGACTGAGGAGAAATACGTCATCACTCCATCGATCCAGGAAGCTTCTGTTATTGTTACAAGCACGAAGGAACCCCTTTTGAAACTCCGCATCCATCTGACCTCACCTGTGGTCAGGGAGCAGGTTGAAAAAGAGGCATCTGGAG AACCGTGCGCGGAAAGCTCTCCGCAGGACGCTCTGGACAGGCAGAAATGCCTGGCTTCTCTGGCGTCTCTCCGCCAGGCCAAGTGGTTCCAG GCTAAAGTGTCCGGGCTTGAGTCGTGTGTCATTGTGATTCGGATCTTGCGGGACTTGTGTTCCCGTGTTTCAACATGGGCACCGCTCAAAGGCTGG ACTCTTGAGTTGCTGTGTCAGAAGGCCATTTCCACCAGCGAGAGGATGCTGGGTCCTGGAGAGGCTTTTCGCAGAGTTCTGGAGTGTCTTGCTTCAGGGATTATAATGGAGG GTGGTCCAGGCATTTCTGATCCTTGTGAGCGCGACACCACTGATGCTGCCGTGTATCTTACATCGCAGCAGAGAGAAGACATTACCCAGAGTGCACAG TTTGCATTACGACTGTCAGCGTTTGGGCAGCTTTACAAAGTTTTGGGAATGGACAGGCTCACTTCCAAAGCTGCTAGAATGATTGAACACAGAG tgCCTGATCCTCCAATAAAGAGACCAAGGGAATCTTTTGATGGTGGGGATTTTGATACTAGGCTGAAGTTTCCAAGAAAAG AAGAAAGGAAAGAGCCACCAAATGCCCTGATGAAGCTAAATCAACTGCGTCCTGGGACTGTTTACAAATTGGCATCACAGACTGGGCCTGAACATGAGCCTCAGTTCTCAATGACTGTAGAAGTGGATGGGGTAACATATGAGGCAACAGGCCCTTCCAAACGCAGCGCCAAGCTCCATGTTGCCCAGAAA GTACTGGTGGCGTTAGGTGTACCTCTGCCATCAGAGACCAAGCCGGCTGAGGAAAAGAAGAGCCAGTCTGTTTCCACTCCTGCAGCCACTGCTTCAAGTGAAAACACTCCCACAGGCTCTGATGACGGCGCTGAG GGTGGCCCCATCCTCACCAAACATGGCAAGAATCCCGTCATGGAGCTCAATGAGAAGCGCAGAAGTCTGAAATATGAGCTTGTCTCTGTCAAGGGACGCTTCAACGACAAGACCTTCACTATTGAG GTGGATGTTGATGGACAGAAATTTCAGGGCTCTGGATCAAATAAGAAATTAGCCAAAGCCAACGCAGCACTTGCGGCTTTAGAGCAGCTGTTTCCAAATTGTCCTCCAGAACCGgtcaagaaaaagaaattcaatccTATG ggATATGGTATGGGTGGGGTGTCTTTCAATCGAGGCAGGGGTAGAGGCAGAGGTCGAGGCAGAGGATTTAACACCACCAAGTTTACAG ACCCCAGCACCTCTGTGAATCCCCAGGCAGACCCATCCGCTGCCTCCACCGCCAGCGCAGCCACCTACCAGGCTGTTCCTCCACCTGTGACTGGTTATTACAACCAATACACCCAATCCTACTCACAGTTCAAAAAACCCCAGGACCAGGCCCAGAATGAGAATCAAAACCAGAGCAAAACAGCAAATCAACAGGCTCCTCTTGTTGGACCAGACTATGGCTATGGGTATCAAGGGGCTGGCATGAACATGGCAGCACCACCTAATTACAATTATGCTG CATACAGTGGACCCCCTGGAACAGCATCATTCGGACCACCTGGAACAACAAATCAGAGCTATAACTTCACCCAGAGCGCATATCCAAACCTGGGCGGCTACAGCAGCGGTGGAGCGAGCACCACAGACTACACTTACAGATAA
- the ilf3a gene encoding interleukin enhancer-binding factor 3a (The RefSeq protein has 1 substitution compared to this genomic sequence) has product MAQMRHFPRRRDGPLPPRPPPAWDEHLAYEELLHWDNLMQEGYHLHPHDYERYEELRYWYDCLCYEEDLRQYNDYIVEYRKWEEENLHPEEPMPPMRPPPQRTFVNEDRYLRAKHTTVYPSSEQLDAVQNMVSHIEFAMKAVSDWFNEKEAGDTDTKSKSSQSKLRGVLRVGLVAKGLLLKDDLDLELVLLTRDAPTSSLLRLVSGKLSELIKDVTEEKYVITPSIQEASVIVTSTKEPLLKLRIHLTSPVVREQVEKEASGEPCAESSPQDALDRQKCLASLASLRQAKRFQAKVSGLESCVIVIRILRDLCSRVSTWAPLKGWTLELLCQKAISTSERMLGPGEAFRRVLECLASGIIMEGGPGISDPCERDTTDAAVYLTSQQREDITQSAQFALRLSAFGQLYKVLGMDRLTSKAARMIEHRVPDPPIKRPRESFDGGDFDTRLKFPRKEERKEPPNALMKLNQLRPGTVYKLASQTGPEHEPQFSMTVEVDGVTYEATGPSKRSAKLHVAQKVLVALGVPLPSETKPAEEKKSQSVSTPAATASSENTPTGSDDGAEGGPILTKHGKNPVMELNEKRRSLKYELVSVKGRFNDKTFTIEVDVDGQKFQGSGSNKKLAKANAALAALEQLFPNCPPEPVKKKKFNPMGYGMGGVSFNRGRGRGRGRGRGFNTTKFTDPSTSVNPQADPSAASTASAATYQAVPPPVTGYYNQYTQSYSQFKKPQDQAQNENQNQSKTANQQAPLVGPDYGYGYQGAGMNMAAPPNYNYAAYSGPPGTASFGPPGTTNQSYNFTQSAYPNLGGYSSGGASTTDYTYR; this is encoded by the exons ATGGCTCAAATGAGACATTTTCCGAGACGAAGGGACGGACCTCTTCCACCTCGACCACCACCCGCCTGGGACGAGCACCTGGCCTACGAGGAGCTGCTGCACTGGGATAATCTCATGCAGGAGGGGTACCACCTCCACCCGCACGACTACGAGCG GTATGAAGAGTTGCGTTATTGGTATGATTGCTTGTGTTATGAAGAAGACCTCAGGCAGTACAATGACTACATCGTGGAGTACAGGAAGTGGGAGGAGGAGAATTTGCACCCAGAGGAA CCGATGCCACCAATGAGGCCACCGCCTCAGCGAACGTTTGTGAATGAGGATCGTTATTTACGGGCCAAGCACACAACAGTATATCCGTCATCAGAGCAGCTAGATGCTGTGCAGAACATGGTGTCTCATATAGAGTTTGCAATGAAGGctgtctctgattggtttaatgaaaAAGAGGCCGGTGACACCGATACTAAAAG CAAATCCTCGCAAAGTAAACTGCGTGGCGTTTTGAGAGTAGGCCTGGTGGCTAAAGGACTCCTGCTCAAAGATGACTTGGATTTAGAGTTGGTGCTGCTCACCAGGGATGCGCCTACCAGCTCTCTTCTCAGGCTGGTCTCTGGAAAACTCTCAGAACTCATAAAG GATGTGACTGAGGAGAAATACGTCATCACTCCATCGATCCAGGAAGCTTCTGTTATTGTTACAAGCACGAAGGAACCCCTTTTGAAACTCCGCATCCATCTGACCTCACCTGTGGTCAGGGAGCAGGTTGAAAAAGAGGCATCTGGAG AACCGTGCGCGGAAAGCTCTCCGCAGGACGCTCTGGACAGGCAGAAATGCCTGGCTTCTCTGGCGTCTCTCCGCCAGGCCAAGTGGTTCCAG GCTAAAGTGTCCGGGCTTGAGTCGTGTGTCATTGTGATTCGGATCTTGCGGGACTTGTGTTCCCGTGTTTCAACATGGGCACCGCTCAAAGGCTGG ACTCTTGAGTTGCTGTGTCAGAAGGCCATTTCCACCAGCGAGAGGATGCTGGGTCCTGGAGAGGCTTTTCGCAGAGTTCTGGAGTGTCTTGCTTCAGGGATTATAATGGAGG GTGGTCCAGGCATTTCTGATCCTTGTGAGCGCGACACCACTGATGCTGCCGTGTATCTTACATCGCAGCAGAGAGAAGACATTACCCAGAGTGCACAG TTTGCATTACGACTGTCAGCGTTTGGGCAGCTTTACAAAGTTTTGGGAATGGACAGGCTCACTTCCAAAGCTGCTAGAATGATTGAACACAGAG tgCCTGATCCTCCAATAAAGAGACCAAGGGAATCTTTTGATGGTGGGGATTTTGATACTAGGCTGAAGTTTCCAAGAAAAG AAGAAAGGAAAGAGCCACCAAATGCCCTGATGAAGCTAAATCAACTGCGTCCTGGGACTGTTTACAAATTGGCATCACAGACTGGGCCTGAACATGAGCCTCAGTTCTCAATGACTGTAGAAGTGGATGGGGTAACATATGAGGCAACAGGCCCTTCCAAACGCAGCGCCAAGCTCCATGTTGCCCAGAAA GTACTGGTGGCGTTAGGTGTACCTCTGCCATCAGAGACCAAGCCGGCTGAGGAAAAGAAGAGCCAGTCTGTTTCCACTCCTGCAGCCACTGCTTCAAGTGAAAACACTCCCACAGGCTCTGATGACGGCGCTGAG GGTGGCCCCATCCTCACCAAACATGGCAAGAATCCCGTCATGGAGCTCAATGAGAAGCGCAGAAGTCTGAAATATGAGCTTGTCTCTGTCAAGGGACGCTTCAACGACAAGACCTTCACTATTGAG GTGGATGTTGATGGACAGAAATTTCAGGGCTCTGGATCAAATAAGAAATTAGCCAAAGCCAACGCAGCACTTGCGGCTTTAGAGCAGCTGTTTCCAAATTGTCCTCCAGAACCGgtcaagaaaaagaaattcaatccTATG ggATATGGTATGGGTGGGGTGTCTTTCAATCGAGGCAGGGGTAGAGGCAGAGGTCGAGGCAGAGGATTTAACACCACCAAGTTTACAG ACCCCAGCACCTCTGTGAATCCCCAGGCAGACCCATCCGCTGCCTCCACCGCCAGCGCAGCCACCTACCAGGCTGTTCCTCCACCTGTGACTGGTTATTACAACCAATACACCCAATCCTACTCACAGTTCAAAAAACCCCAGGACCAGGCCCAGAATGAGAATCAAAACCAGAGCAAAACAGCAAATCAACAGGCTCCTCTTGTTGGACCAGACTATGGCTATGGGTATCAAGGGGCTGGCATGAACATGGCAGCACCACCTAATTACAATTATGCTG CATACAGTGGACCCCCTGGAACAGCATCATTCGGACCACCTGGAACAACAAATCAGAGCTATAACTTCACCCAGAGCGCATATCCAAACCTGGGCGGCTACAGCAGCGGTGGAGCGAGCACCACAGACTACACTTACAGATAA
- the ilf3a gene encoding interleukin enhancer-binding factor 3a isoform X3: protein MLGPGEAFRRVLECLASGIIMEGGPGISDPCERDTTDAAVYLTSQQREDITQSAQFALRLSAFGQLYKVLGMDRLTSKAARMIEHRVPDPPIKRPRESFDGGDFDTRLKFPRKEERKEPPNALMKLNQLRPGTVYKLASQTGPEHEPQFSMTVEVDGVTYEATGPSKRSAKLHVAQKVLVALGVPLPSETKPAEEKKSQSVSTPAATASSENTPTGSDDGAEGGPILTKHGKNPVMELNEKRRSLKYELVSVKGRFNDKTFTIEVDVDGQKFQGSGSNKKLAKANAALAALEQLFPNCPPEPVKKKKFNPMGYGMGGVSFNRGRGRGRGRGRGFNTTKFTDPSTSVNPQADPSAASTASAATYQAVPPPVTGYYNQYTQSYSQFKKPQDQAQNENQNQSKTANQQAPLVGPDYGYGYQGAGMNMAAPPNYNYAAYSGPPGTASFGPPGTTNQSYNFTQSAYPNLGGYSSGGASTTDYTYR, encoded by the exons ATGCTGGGTCCTGGAGAGGCTTTTCGCAGAGTTCTGGAGTGTCTTGCTTCAGGGATTATAATGGAGG GTGGTCCAGGCATTTCTGATCCTTGTGAGCGCGACACCACTGATGCTGCCGTGTATCTTACATCGCAGCAGAGAGAAGACATTACCCAGAGTGCACAG TTTGCATTACGACTGTCAGCGTTTGGGCAGCTTTACAAAGTTTTGGGAATGGACAGGCTCACTTCCAAAGCTGCTAGAATGATTGAACACAGAG tgCCTGATCCTCCAATAAAGAGACCAAGGGAATCTTTTGATGGTGGGGATTTTGATACTAGGCTGAAGTTTCCAAGAAAAG AAGAAAGGAAAGAGCCACCAAATGCCCTGATGAAGCTAAATCAACTGCGTCCTGGGACTGTTTACAAATTGGCATCACAGACTGGGCCTGAACATGAGCCTCAGTTCTCAATGACTGTAGAAGTGGATGGGGTAACATATGAGGCAACAGGCCCTTCCAAACGCAGCGCCAAGCTCCATGTTGCCCAGAAA GTACTGGTGGCGTTAGGTGTACCTCTGCCATCAGAGACCAAGCCGGCTGAGGAAAAGAAGAGCCAGTCTGTTTCCACTCCTGCAGCCACTGCTTCAAGTGAAAACACTCCCACAGGCTCTGATGACGGCGCTGAG GGTGGCCCCATCCTCACCAAACATGGCAAGAATCCCGTCATGGAGCTCAATGAGAAGCGCAGAAGTCTGAAATATGAGCTTGTCTCTGTCAAGGGACGCTTCAACGACAAGACCTTCACTATTGAG GTGGATGTTGATGGACAGAAATTTCAGGGCTCTGGATCAAATAAGAAATTAGCCAAAGCCAACGCAGCACTTGCGGCTTTAGAGCAGCTGTTTCCAAATTGTCCTCCAGAACCGgtcaagaaaaagaaattcaatccTATG ggATATGGTATGGGTGGGGTGTCTTTCAATCGAGGCAGGGGTAGAGGCAGAGGTCGAGGCAGAGGATTTAACACCACCAAGTTTACAG ACCCCAGCACCTCTGTGAATCCCCAGGCAGACCCATCCGCTGCCTCCACCGCCAGCGCAGCCACCTACCAGGCTGTTCCTCCACCTGTGACTGGTTATTACAACCAATACACCCAATCCTACTCACAGTTCAAAAAACCCCAGGACCAGGCCCAGAATGAGAATCAAAACCAGAGCAAAACAGCAAATCAACAGGCTCCTCTTGTTGGACCAGACTATGGCTATGGGTATCAAGGGGCTGGCATGAACATGGCAGCACCACCTAATTACAATTATGCTG CATACAGTGGACCCCCTGGAACAGCATCATTCGGACCACCTGGAACAACAAATCAGAGCTATAACTTCACCCAGAGCGCATATCCAAACCTGGGCGGCTACAGCAGCGGTGGAGCGAGCACCACAGACTACACTTACAGATAA